The genomic interval ATTTCACAAATGATACTTTAGTAGGATCGTATGATACCTGTGAAGTATCACATGATCCTACCCAGGTATCATGATACATGATCCTCAAAAGTATCATTATGTGTGATACTTGTGAAGTATCACATGATCCTATCTAGTATCATGTCTAGTACAGTGGTTTCATGCGGGTTTCATAGATGATACTTGAGTAGGATCATGTGAAACCTGGGAGGTATAAAGAGGTAGGATCAATTGGAGTATAAGGAGTACACAATCCTCCTGAGGCCGCGGCCGGACGCCACTACCGTCggcatggacgacgacggcgcgtaGCAGAGATAGTACTTACCCTTCCTCCCCGGCAACACCACCGCCGACGGCAAGCCGCGGCTGGTCTGCTCGTACAATCACGCCATTGACGGCTTCACCGCTGTCGCCGTGTCCAAGAAGCCCAGCTCCGACGCTGCTTCCAGGACGGCATCGCTTGCTTGTATTGCTGGTTTAAGCAGGAAGGAGGATGGCAACCTTGCCGGATccggccatggcgacgacgcGCTGCGCGTGGCGGCGAGAGCACCTGAGGCGGAGCTGCTGCGGATGCGCcggggcagcggcgacggcgacacgccGCCTGCGCGGTGGAGGTCAGCGAGGTGGGAGGACGCAagggacgacggcgccgccattCTCTCTCCAAGCCAATCCCTTCGTCTCGCGCTGCAGCGGTGGATGACGCGGTGGACGAAAGGGGATCCTGTCCCGTCCCAACGGGATCCCGTTGTTTAGCATTCCTTTCCGTATCGAGGTTCGAAGACGTATAGTTGCACTCCCTGCTTTCAGGTTCCAGTCTCGCGCCATCCTATCCACCCGATTAAAACTGGACGGTCAGATCAGCAAGTCCTTCCGCTCTCTAGCCTTGCACTCCCGCACTAACCCTTCTCCCCCGTAACCCCACGGGAAGGcgatccatggcggcggcggcgggttggctccggcgagcggcagcggcagcggcggcgcctcgcCTGCCTTCAGGCCTTCCTATACTACCTACTCCCCCTCCAGCCCCTCTCACAGAGGCCCAATCGTTCGTGCTCCCGGGCataggcgccgccgtcgccggcggcatggAGCTCATGGCCGTTCCCAAGAAAAAGGTATCCTAGCTTCTCCCCCCACTGTATCTCGTGGTTTTTGGTTTGTTACCTTCATAGTCATGGTCTGGTCGTGGGTCGATGGTGCGGTATGGCGCACCACTGCACCGTGCCCGGTGGAGTGCACTCTAGGTGTTCGTCGGATTGCCTGGAGAGTAGAAAGGTATTATGACCTAGAGAATAATGGAAATGTCCTAACGGTGGAACACGGGGTGATAGTGCACACAGAAGATTGCCTCTTTTTTTCTCGATCCATTGCTTGGTAGGTTAGTGATAGATGTTTTGTGTTTTGAGCCCATTCCATTTGGAGCATAATGTCAGCGAGGTGTGGTCTTAGGGGTATGCTTGTTTAAGCTATCTTTTCAACTATGGCAAACAATATAGTTCTCATGAAATTCAGTTCCACTTATAACTGTGACGAAGGCTGAGTTTGTTCTTTCAATGTCTAAAAAACTCTTTAATTGTAGAGTGTATACTGAAAGATGTTGCCAAGACTAGTGGTAAGTTTTCACTTTTGTTTGTAATTAGCAATGCACAAGTTGTTTGTTATGTGAGTGGATTTGGCAGATGAGTCAATACATGTGTAACTCATCATGATGATATGCAAATGTGATAACTCAGGAAAAATCAGAAAACAAAGATAACCGAGCAAGTAGTCAGAAAATGTCTGGTTAAAGGCATAAATTTCTTGACACATTTGATATTTGAGCATTTGCAGTTATCTATATGTAAATAGTGATAGTCTTGCGGTGAGATCAACTAATTCTAACTACTAGCATAGTTACTTTTGAATATGTACTTTTTATGTGCTCTGTTGAAGCATGTGCTTCATCTCATTGCCTCAGCAGCTTCAGCTGCtttttgagatttgagaattattatttgtttgtttcatgttcCATGATTGTTGCTTCTTGAATGTTGCAGGTCTCAAAATACAAGAAGGGTTTGAGGAATGGACCGAAAGCATTGAAGCCGGTTCCAGTGATTGTCCGTTGCAGGTAAATTTGAAGCTGAAAACAACATGCTTGTTAGTTATTCTGATTTGTTCTGCTATGTCTAAAGACAACTTAGTATTagtaaatatcattttttttatgtaacaGCATACTTTATTCTGATTGTTTCACTACTCATGTGGACAATTATTAGACTGTTCAGATTGTTGTCTAGCGATACCCTCACTCTTTACAATCTAGAATGCAATAGTATCAATAGCCACCAACTTAGGTTTTAGTGGAGCCCAAAGTGCAGACACAGAAAACATGCTATGTGATCTAGCATCACAAATGCTGTAGAACAACATTTTGGCGTGCATCAGTTCTTCCCAGATGATTCAGAAATTGCGCGACTCATTTCAGTTTCCGGATTTGTCATCCTTTGCTCATTGTTGTTTTTTGTTCCATGAAATTTATTTACATAATTGTTCTGGAGTACCTTTCCATTGTGCTGACGCTGAAAATTGTTCATCTTGAATGGCATGTTGCAAAGTTTATATAACCTGGTATCCTTTTTGTGCCTGTCAGGTGCTGTGGCCGAGTGAAGCTGCCCCACTTCTACTGCTGTAGCGGAGAAAAAGGGAACCCCGGCGACTCAAGCTCATAAACCTGTTCTGTTTCTCCCCAAGTTCAGTCTGCACTCAGCACATCAAGCAATGTCTGAACACTATTCCACCATGAACGTTTTCTGATCTCATTTTGTGTTCGGCCGCTGTTCTGTTCTCAAGCTTTTTAATCAGTGTACACACTTTAAACCCAGCTTGGATTTCAAAACTCCCCTTGTCAAAAACTCAAATGCCACTCGTGACATGAATGGATGCATTCTGTCTGAGACAAGAACCAAATGTGTGCATGTGCCTTGctagaagaaagaaacaaagggcctcatcttttcgtttatgcttatgtttatcagctaaaatttaaattttcaaccttaaatttggagttgattttgagtttttttcatcaaagtttatttttcagcccttgTTTTTAGAtagctaagaacacgtatataaaacaataaaagttgtattcacgaattatttttcgtttgccaatatgccgtttcgcttattccctGGTAGAGCCAAAAAGTGTAACAATCCAGCAGCACGGACAGGGGCGAAGCTAGCATCAAAATAAGGGGGGTGCACTACCattgagaatctagaaaatttCATCACAACACTGcacattctaatatttttaagtgaGAAATTAGGAATTTGGGGGTTCATGTGCACCCCCAACATAGTATAGTTTCGCCACTGCCGCACGGAAGGTGGGCGAGGAAGACGGGAAGAGAGATGCCAGTTCGAGATGCGGATGCTCTTTCATTTTCGTGCCGTTTCCGGTGCGGTGCAGGTGCaaaaatgcaatgcaatgcaaccaCACGCGTGCAGTGGTGGTGCGGGTTTGGTAGAGGACGAAACCGCGGTCGTTGGCTTGGCCTTGGCTGGCTCGCCTCAGAGCCGCCACCAACCAACCAAAAACTCCTCCCCAACCCAAAAACGCGACGAAATTCGCTGGCCCCCCCGCTGTGATTTCTGTGGACCGGCTGCGGCTTGGGTGCAGCAGCGAGCAGATAACGAGGCGAAGCGGAGCCAgatttccctctcctctcctctcctctcctacgCGACGCCTCCTAGCCGCCACCGCTTCACCAAATCAAAAGCTCTCGCTGCTCCTCGAGAGGGAgttggtggagagagagagagagagagagagagagagagatggcgtcgccgtcgtcatcgtcgtcgctgtGCTCGACcttcgcctcgccgcgcgccgcctccctcggccgccgcctcgccttctcctcgcccAGGTAGTTACCCCCACCGTTCGCTTCCGAGATTGCGCCCCCTTCTTCGCTGGTATGCGCCGCGGCCGACCCGATCTTTGCGAGCTCTCGCGCTGTGCGTATTACGTCCACATGGTTAGGGGTGGTTGGGCTTCAGGGTACCTCCCGGATTGGACAAAACTCCATTCCTGAACGCCGGATAGCATGTCAGAGTCAAACCTTCTGGGACTGGATGGGTTCATGAGCTTTGAGCTGCCGGCGCAGGTTGAACGAGCTAGTATTGATGCTATTTCTCCCAACTGCTCTCAAGCTGCACCAGTTGACTTGAGGAGTTCATCAGGACGGCATTTCTTAGAACCTTTACTGTTGCTATGATGCTATCTGTTATTTGTGTTTTGTAAGTGATGTATGTATTGCCTAGTCATGATAAAACATGACAACAAAAGGTACAAATGCTGGTTAAACTTAAAATCACATGTTGAGGACTTCACTGCTTTCTTACCTTGGTTAAGTGCTGTGATCTTAAGGTTCTCATTCTGTTTTTCCCTTGATGCTTTGCAGGAAAGCATTCCGAGTGAGGGCATCATCCAGGGTTGACAAGTTCTCGAAGAATGACATCATCGTGTCCCCTTCCATTCTTTCTGCAAACTTTTCCAAGCTTGGCGAGCAGGTCTGTCAAGATTCTACCCTCCATCAAACCACCATGACATGGAAATATATGTAGGAGGATCATTTAGGCTACTATATATTGGAATAATAGATCGATATCATGAGACAAAGAATAGgttgataatatattatgtgaataatattactagGTAAAAGCTGTGGAGGTGGCAGGATGTGACTGGATTCATGTTGA from Oryza glaberrima chromosome 3, OglaRS2, whole genome shotgun sequence carries:
- the LOC127766679 gene encoding uncharacterized protein LOC127766679 encodes the protein MAAAAGWLRRAAAAAAAPRLPSGLPILPTPPPAPLTEAQSFVLPGIGAAVAGGMELMAVPKKKVSKYKKGLRNGPKALKPVPVIVRCRCCGRVKLPHFYCCSGEKGNPGDSSS